Below is a genomic region from Lemur catta isolate mLemCat1 chromosome 15, mLemCat1.pri, whole genome shotgun sequence.
cagggagggggctggagggggggGGGACCGGAGATCCAAAGAGGATGCCAGGGCACCAGGGAGCTGGCAGGAAACATGCTCAGTAGCCCAATTGggccaggggcccagaggacccagccccagccagcaccCAGCTGTCTACTGGGGTGGGGACGGGCCAGAGAGAGGCTTTCTCAACCAGGGAGAGGATGGATGGGCTGGCCACAGATACTGTGCAAAGTTACTGAAGATTAAACAAATCAGACTTGAAAAACCCAGTGAGTGTGTAAGTGTGTCTTGATGCGAGGACTGTGgcatcccttcctcctctctgcctccccttccccgaaGTCCGGGCCAGGGCCCAGGCTTGGCGGAACACCAGCTGGGAGCCCAGacctggggaggggtgtggggacgAGGAAGGGCTCCAGGGGTGCGGGAGGGAGCCGGGAGGGAGGCTGGCGGCAGGCCCCTCGGCGCCCATTACCTTTCTCCAGCTCGCTGATGCGCTGGTGCAGGGAGGTCAGCGCGCTCTCGATCCTGACCCGCTCCTCCGTGTCGTTCCGGGGGCCCCCCTTGCCCTCCTCCAGAGTGTTGACCCGAGACAGCACCTGGCGCTCCAGGTCATCGATCTTGCTCTGCAGCAGATCCTTGAGGCTGTTGGTCTGGCTGGAGGAATTGAGCCGGCTGTACTGCTGCGGGGGTGCAAGGGCGGGGGAAACCACACCGTTATGCGAAGAGCGGAGACCGTGCGGGAGGCCCGTGGCGCGGTCCCCTCGGGGCGACTGCGGGGGCGGCCTGGCGGGGGGAGCCGGGGCCAGTGGCCGCCCGAGGGGCCCCGCAGGCTCGGGGAGGCGCCAGCCGGGCAGCAGGGCGCtgccgggtgggggtggggggtgcccgGCCAGGTCgggaggggggcgggggagggcagaggggcgCGAGAGCCGGCGGGGAACCGTGGCGCGCGCGGACCTCGAGGTTCTCCAGGCGGGTTTTGAGCGATTGCAAAGTTTGCCCGAGTTGGCTGAGCGTCTCGGCGGCCGGAGTCCGGGACAGGTCGCCCATCGTGTTCTTGCCCGAGCCGGGCTGCTTGCGGCcgcctcccgccctggcctcgCCGGCGCCCGTGTCCAGCGTGCTCTGGCTCTCGCAGCGGCCCAGCTTGGTGGTCAGCTCGCGGATGGTCTCCTTCTGGCTCAGGATGGTCTCCTTCTGCTGCAGCACGGTCTCGCGGAGCTGCAGCACGTTGCTCCGGAGCTCCTCGGCGCCGCCGGCGGCCACGGACGCGGCGCACATGTCGGTGTCCACGGGCACCGAGGTGCAGATGAAGCGCGTCGGCCCGAAATCCTGGGCCCCGCCGCCCAGGAGGCAGAGGGCGAGCAGCGCACAGGTGCGCGCGGCGCGGCCGGCCGGCATGGCTGCGGGCACCGGGCGCTCCGGGCCGGCTCGGCGCGGCTGGGGCTCGGCTCCGGCTGGGACCGGCTGGGCTGTCGCTCGGCGGGCGGCCCGCGCTCTGGGCGCCGCGCTGCGCGGTGCACTCGGCCGCGCTCTCGGGCCCCCACTGCTGCCTGCGCTGCGGAGCCCGAGCCTTTTATGCCGCCGCGGGAGGGGCCTCGCGCCGCCGACGTCAGCGGGGGAGGAATCCCGCTTTAATTGTCTGCGGCTCGGCCGCGGCGCGGCGGGGGTCGCATCGGGGCGCGACAGGGGCTACCTCGGCCGCCTGCGCCACCCCTCGTCTCCtcccccggcccgcccccgccTGGGCCCGCGCCGCTTCCCCGAAGGCTCTGAGAGcccagggggaaggaggaggtcgGGCCAGGCCCCCGACAGGAGGATGGGCCACCTGCGTGGTGTCCCCAGATCTCCGACGGGGCTCCGGGCGATGGGAGACCTCGGCGGGCCTGGGAGGCAGAATTCGGCCGGCTGGCGCCGAGCACCCTCGGTGACTCAAAGCGTCAACGCCCGCGCGCCCAGCGGGTGGCACCGCGGAGAGGGGCCTCGCGCCGCGCTAAGTCCGGAGAGGGGGTCCGTGGGCCGCGGCACGTTTCTTAGATGTCCTTGTGTTGAAAAGCCACTAAACACCCCGGGTCTGGGGACCTCCCACAATCTGGCTCTCGACTCTCCTggcttccctcccccagccccctgcttCGTGGACCTGACAACGtcgggagtggggtggggtggggtggggtgggggggtggcaggAGGCACTTCTCGGAGGCCGCGCCGGCGGGTCGAGCCTTTCCTGCCAGCGGAACCGACCGATTCCGGGCAGACGGCGTCGCCAGGCTGGACGCTCACTGCGGCCTCGGGGGACGCGCAGAGCTAGCGGCGCCTCGGCAGGGGCCCGCGGGGGAGCCGTCCGCGCCCCAGCACCTTCTCCAGGCGGAGGCGCGGGCGCGCGTCTGGGCGTCCGCCTGTGCTCGTTGTTTAACGCTCCCTGTGCGCCCGGCTTGTCCCGCTTCCCGGCCTGAAAGCCAGCGGGAGGGGTCCCGGAGGTGGACGGGGGCGTCGCTCCCGGGAGGCTCCGCACGTTGGCATTTTACTCCCAGACACTCGGCCCAGACACCCACGCGCTCGCGCCTTTTTTCCGGACAGCGGCGCCGCCGGGCTCGCCTCTCCGGATTCCCGCCTTGGCTCCCGCCCGCTCACGGCTTCCGACCAGGGCCCGAGCGGCGTCCCCAAAAGCACCCAGGAAGCTCTTCGTCCAAACCCCCATTGCACAGAGGAGAAAACCGCGGGCTGAGACTCCCGAGGTCGGTCTGGAGCCGTGGCCCGGCGGACACCCCCCCGCGCCCCCCTTCCCCACTCGCCCCTGCATTCCGCAGCGTCTCTGCGCGGCGACGGCCCGGAGCCCCCAGCCAGAGGGAGCCCCGGGCAGCTCCTGGGTGCGGGGACTGGGCAGCCGCCCGCGGGCGGGAGCAGAAACCAGCTCGATTGAGACCTTTTCGGAAAACCACGGCCCCCTCCCACGCCCAGCCCCCGGGCTCCCCGCCGCCTGCATTCGGCGTCTCAGCCTTTAGGCCTCCCTGAGCCCCGGGCTGCCAGCCCGCCCGCGCTTCGGCCACCGCTTCCCGGCGCCAGAGGGACCCCGCGGCCCGCACGCGCTGTCCTTTGCTCGGCGCTCGGAGGGCGTGCGGGGCTCCCGCCTCTGCCCGCGCCGCTCGCCCCGCTCGCTAACCACCGAGGGCCCGCGCCCCCTCGTGTCCTCTCCCGGCCCCGGGCCGCGGGAGGGGCCAGCCACGCGCGTGCCCACGCGGAGCGTGCTCCCGGGACGCCGCAGGCTGGAACGCAGCTCGGGAGGAATTAGCCCAGCTCCCATCCGGAGACCCGGGCGgctgccctccccgccccagcGCTCCGGCCCCTCGGCCGTCCCCACGCACCTAAGGGAGGCAGTTCTGGCCCGACCCCGAGAGCgcgcgggcgcggggcgggggcggccctTCCCCAGGGAAGGCTGTTTGCACGGAGCCGGGAACCCCTGGCCACGTCTTGATCATGAGCCCCGGGTGCGGTGGAGCCTTCGCGGCGCCTGAGGCCGGGCCGGGCTTTGCTGCGTGTCCACCTCTGGGACGCCTCCCTCTGGCTTTCGCCCCAGGGAGGCAGACCTCACCGGCCTGGCACCTCGGCACTGAGGGGCGGGTCCCCCCTTCACGGGGACGGGAGTGGACGGGAGAAGAGGGGCCCTGGGACAGCGTCCAGGGGCAGCGGGACCTTTGGGGAGCGTGGCCTCTTCAGGGGGAGGAGACCACGGTCAAGGGGCGGGGACCCTTCGGGCCCAGCCTGGGACCTACGGCTTAGGCTGGCTGGGTCTGGCAGCAGGCGCTGTGACAGACGGACGGACACCTGTGGGCACCGCACAGCCTCAGGTGGAGGCCACCCTGCCACATTCCGCTGTCTCCTTTAAATCCTTTTCAGCTGGACACAAGATCCTGGGCAAGCAGAGATTCAGTCTGGTTGTGTTTAGggttccctctgcctccccagtgtTCTGGAAGTATCTGGAAGCCCAGGGagctggggaaaggaaagaagaccTGCCCTGCCCTAGACCATCAGAGAAGGAAACCCAGCGTGTCTGGCTCTGGGGTCAGGAGGACTCCATGGTGCTGTGGACACCCAGCGATGCCCACCAGGCCTGAGTCCCACACCCAGATCCGCTAGCTAGGGTGAGGGAGGAAGCGTTCGCTGCAGGCGCCCACCTGGGTAAGTTTGAGGCCGCCGGTGGACGGGACCTCACCGCGGACTTGGGAAGCCGGGCACAGGTAGCGCCCTAGGTACAGGCCTCCCCAGTGCTGGTGCAATAGATGAGAATAAGCCTAAGAAGCATAGatgacattaaaatataataacatgattagaaagtgatgagttttgagaattacctgttttaagtataatttatttaattatttttttttcatttaaattttaatgacgACTGTGTTCAAGCATTTTAGGACTTGCAAACGTGCTGAAAATGTAGCCATCTGCAGGTAGTGGCAGCTCAGCACAGCGCTGGCGGAGGAGCTTGGAGAGGCCTTGGAGGCcagactcggggtgggggggagaaggCAAAGGGGGCGGGTGGGCACAGACTAGACAAGCAGGTTGGGCTGTGTTACAGGACTGCAGTGCCCACCAAGCGTCTTTCCTGGCGGACGGTGGGAGCTTACGCAGGGGTGTGCGGAGCCGGAGACCCTCGCTCAGCCTGTAGCATCTCCTGGGCCTGTCCCCTCCCAGGCCAAGGCCATGAGTGGGTCTAGAGccaccaccctgagcaagaaAGAGCTGTCCTCAGGCTGGGCAATGGGAGGGTGCTGGGCACAGGCACCTGCCTCCCCACTTGCCTCTGAGCCCTTCCAGCATGAGGCCCCACCCTGCCTTCCAGAATAGCTGCCCCTGcagaggtgaggctgggaggggagggaagggcagggcaggctggagtgGGAGAGGCCCTGGCCCCCCTCCGcccagggaagaaggaggagccCTCACCGATCACAGCCTGGGACACGGTGCACCCCAGCTGAGAGTCAGGTCCTTGCCCTTCTGCTGGACGTGGCCTGGGCCCCCCTTGGGTGTGTTGGCGTCTCGTCCAGGGTGGGAGGGCAGTCTGCAGTGAAGTGAGTGGCTGGTGTTTCCCGTGTCAGGGGACATTCCCTGTAATGTTCCGCAGTTGTTTTGGGCTCCGCTGTTTCCAGCAGCCCCCAGAGTGCTGGCTGTGTCCTGTTGCTCCATCTGGGAGTTGCTTTCATGGGGGTGTTCACTTGGTGGCAATTCCTGGGGCTGCCCGGGCACAGCTGGTGCACTGTTCTGCGTGGTTATCCACCTTGCTCAAGGCACACGGTGCGGTTGTCCTCgggcagaggagaggggcttCTGGCTGCCACCAGGGGAGAATCCTAGTGACCCCCGGCAGCTGAGCCCTCAGGACCAGGCCAGGCCATGTGACCCTCTCCAGGTGAGGCACCCCTAGGCCCAAGGGGGTTGGTGTGGGGCTGCTCTGACAGCAGCAAGCCCCACAGCGCCTCTGAGTCACAGCCTCCGCCCACCTGTGCCCTGGAGTCACTCTCCTGACAGGCCCCACCCATGCTCTGTGTGATAAGGGACAGGTCCCTTAGCCTCTGCCCTCTTCATGACACCCCTGCAGGCATCACTGTATCTCACAAACAAGCAATTGTCCCTTTTCAAAGTCCTTCTGTCCACTTGACATTCTTTGCCTTTAAAGGCACAGCTGGGCCACTGTGGTCACAGCTGAGGGGCCCAGGGAGCCCAGAGCAGCCCAGGGTCGCACACACGTCCAGGAGAGGCCGAAGGAGGCTCACGCCCTGCCTTGGTGCCCCAAGGCCCAGGAGGGAGCCCCCAGCGGGCACAGGGGAGAGCAGACCTGAGGGGGCGGGGCCCAGCCCCTCACACCCAGCGTGTGGGCAGCACAGGCCAGGGCTGCAGACCCCGGACCCCAGGCCACCTTGGAGGAGAAGCCAGTCCTGCCTTCCCACGGGGTGCACACGTTCGTGCCCATGCTGGATTCTGTGCAAAGTCAGTGAAACCTGCGGCAGCGGCAGTGGAGAACCAGCCAGTCACGGGCAGTGGGGTCCCCCCAGATTCCCCGCTTTCACCAGGGGTGGCAGCCACTGGCCAGTCTGGCTGGGACAGAACCCTGCATGGTCCCAGCACTGGGTCGGGGGAGGAACAGGTGCTCTTGAATTGACGACTTACTGGCTCCAATAAACGGGAAAACCCGGGCCCTTGTCTTGTTCTTCTCCAAGGAGGGGTCTCCCGGCGCCAGCGGATTCTCGGGCACTCAGGGCAGTGTAAATGTTCATAGCGTGGCCCCAGTTCAGCAGATATTTCCAGGGCATCCACTGAGGGGCAGGCCAGGTGCCAGTGGCCGGGGGTGAATAAAACTCTGTCCTCCATCCCTGAGTGCTTGACCTAGCAGGCTAGACAGGGACAGACACACCTTGGGGACCATGCAAGAGTGCCACACAGACAGGAGATGCCCCAAGCCAGTGGCGGGGTCTCCTGAGAAGGTGACGGCAGAGAGGTGCCTTGAAAAGTGAGAGGCAGGGGGCCAGCCTGAGTGACGCTGAGGGCGATGAGGGACAGGCCATGGAGGGTGACATGTTTCGTGTCGCCAAGAGTGAAGAGCAAAGCGGACCATGGGCAATGCCGGTGGGGCGGTGGGCAAGGTGGCCTGGGGTGCTGTATGCAGAGCTGAGAGCCAGTGCCTTGGCCAGGGGGCAAGGGCCCCCCCAGGGAACAGCTGGGAGCCCTGGGCGGGCGGACCGGATGGGGAGCAAGGCTTGCAGAAGAGGGGTGCTAGGATGGGAGCAGGGCTGGACTCGAGAACATTTTAGGAGGCACAACTGGCAGGGCTTGGGGAAGGCTTAGGTGTGGGAtgaaggagaggaaggggccCGGGAAGACCCCTGGCTCCCTTCCTGCTTGGGGCAAAGGGGTGGTGGTGCCCCCTGCGGAGAAGGGGCAACTGGGGAGggtttggagggagggaggagtccATGAGTTCACGCGGGGCCGTGCAGTGTGAGGTGCTTGTCCCACCGCCAGGACGAGGTTAGAACGGTAAAGTCCAAGGATTCTCCTCAAGGCCCAGGCTGAACTGAGCCGAAGGGGCCTGAGGgtctgcggggggcgggggctgaCGATGGAGCCCTGGGAGCATCTTTAGGGGTGACGGACTTATAGCCAGACCAGGAGGGAGACCAGCCGGGGAGACGGAGGGACAAAAACAGGAGAATGCTGGAAAGAGCGTGCTGGGACTCCCGTACTTAGGGGGTCGTTGTTGTAAGATTTCTGATCTCTGAGTTCAACAACAGCGAGGACAGCAGGAATACTAGTACTCTCAAGCGCTTGTATGGTGCCGTCTGGACTTCAAAATGCTCTCGATCACTCCCGACTCCAAGCTCATAGATGCACAAGCCGGGTCTAGGGTGCCCTGGAGCCCCCACCCCGAGAGCCGCAGTTCGCCTTAAAGTGTTCCCGAGACAGGGTGCTCCTTCCCGCCCCCGGCATCTGGCGGTGCGGTGTGTGCCGTCAGTCTGGGCGGGGGGCCTGCCAGCTCGCTGTGTCCTTGCACGTCAATTTTACCATCTGCCAAACGCCAGGAGAGggcatatgaaatataaaatgagttGAGGCATAAAAGTGTTTCGGAATAAAAATGGTATGTACTGGCGAGAGATTACAGTTATTACAAGGTCTGTGCGAGGAAGCCATCACTCACTCCTCGCAGGGGGAGAGTGAGGTCTCTGACAGGGAGCAGGCGGCTGTCACGCCTCCTCCTCTGGGGACAGGGCCGCCACTGTGCGTGGTCGACACAGTCCGTGGGGGCCAGGTGCCCAGGCCGGGATGCTGGGAGCTTCCGGAATTAAGGCATAATGCAAATAAGCTCCTCATCTGTTTCCTTAGCACACCGATGAGGCTGGTACGGCAGTGGCATTCTTATGTTTGATttgcccattctacagatgaggcaATCAAGGCTTCTTACATTTTAGTGCCTTGCCCTAAATAGTACAACTAATTCCAGTAACACAGGACCAGGGCTTCtgagttttcattcattcattcactgggTGAACATTCTTTCAGGACTGCCATGTGCTAGGAACTCTCCCAGGTAGTGGAGTCACAGTGAGgtttccagctaattttttttaaaaattggtggaGAGAATTTTCTTGGTGTTGAGTTTCTCTTTCCTGCACTTTTCTTAAAGCGTTGGCATCTGCTACCCTTAACTATGTTAAGATCCCACTGAGAGGTTTCTGGCTGGGCCCAAAGCACGGACGTGCGCGGGCCATGGTGGACCAGGGCGGGATTTCGTGGTGCTTTGCAGCGAGCCCAGTGGCTGCGCAGACCCTCCGCGCTACCAAACCAGGATTTGGTGGGTGCCTGCTGGCTCCTTTTCCTCTGACTCCCATTCCTTATGTCAGTCTTGGACACGCCTGACACTTGTGTTTTGTGGCCCTTTCCTGGCCCCAGCGGTGTCTCACAGTGGAGGAGGGACAGTGGCGTGATCCAGTCCGCCAGGTGGACCCGGAGGTCCCCGTGGAGGCCAGTGGGCCTCGAGGCCCCGCTGTGCCCTCCTCGGTTTTAAAACCTCAGACCAGTCACTCAAACTCGTCTTGGTTTCTTCGTCTATGAAAGAGGGACTTGCCTGTCTCCCAGGGGTTCCCAGGGGTTCCCAGGGCACATGGCACGGGGACGGCCCAGGGAGCGCCCTGCTCTGTGGCTGCCTGGGCTGCAGCTCCCGGCTGGGCATGGactctgcccttcccccagctccCCGTCTGCTCTGCTCTCGGGTGACCCGTCACCCAGGGGTGGCTTCCAGGGAGCTTATTGCAAGCCCAGCTGTGCTGGCCTGGAGGGGCCGGGCTGCCTGGTCCAGGGACGTGCCCCCCTCGTCCTGGGCAGGCTGCGGATGGGGCCCCACAGTGGAGCTGGAGCTGGCCGCTGCCCCGGCCACCAGGACGCTCACCTGCCACCAGGACTCTCACCTTCCAATGGCCGACTCAggaccccccagcccctgcacctgTGCATGGGCCAGCCCAGTGGGTGGCTGTCTTCCCCAGCGGAGGGACACTAGGCTTGAGGTGCCCAGCCCCGAGGGAGCCTCTTTGAGTGAGGGGACGCCTCGGAGCTGGACGAGGGAGGCAGGAACTGGGGCCTCTGGAGAAATGGGCTGCATTTTGCTGCAGTCTCTGCTTTAGGCCTAAGTGCTCCATGGTGAGACCtcgccccctccctgcctccctccctctccagcccacTTGCACAcagcctctctctccccacccctgtcttGCTTTCTCAGCCTCGCTCTCTAGTATGGGCCTGTGATGTCACCGCTTCCTTCCCTGGGACTGCCATTCATAGCTGGCGATAATGGAAAGCGCTGGATCTACGCTCACCAGGCCCCAGCAGCACTGCAGAGGCGCGGAGCCCTTTGTTGCAAATAATTAATTTGGTCCCATATTGCGTGCATAACATCCTGAAACACTTTCCAGGGCGAGCGCCTGCCGGCCGGACACTGTGATCTCATCAATATTGAATGGCATCGGGCACTACTGTTGTGtggtttcattaaaaatttaatttgtggTTTAAATCTGCAGTGTTCCCTTTAAAAGGTTGGCAGGGGGGACACAAAGGTAGGGACACGCTTGGGGTTGGGGGGGCTGGTATTCTGGGGGAAGGGGGAATCCCACGTCCTCGGGGAGGGAGGCAGTGCCCCTCTCTGATTGGCTGGGCTGTCTTATGGGCCCACCTTCCTGGCACTGGAGGGAGGGTGGCCAGACCTTTGATAGAAAATGTTCCTctggccagcacagtggctcgtgcctgtgatcccagcactctgggaggccgaggtgggaggatctcctgagctcaggagttcgagaccagcctgagcaagagcaagaccccgtctctaataaaaatagaaaaattagccgggcatcctGGGGGTGtcctggctcacacctgtagtcccagctgctcgggaggctgaggcgggaggatcgcttgagcccaggagctggaggctgcagtgagctgtgatggtgccactgcactccagcctgggcaacagagcaacaaaaaggaaaggaagagaggaaaggaaatgctTCTCTAAAGCTTACTTCCCTGTTGGCCACCGGGGAGAGGGCTGCCCCTGGGAACCAGACACTGGAGGGGCAGGTGGCAGTGGGGGAGGTGTCCCCTGGAGACTCTGTCCTCTTGCTCCCCAGAACCACTGCACACGGggagctgcccctgcccctgcactcctggctgtgtggccctgggcaagctgCTGCCCTCTCTGGGAGCAGGTCACTCCCAGGAGAGTGTGAGTGAAGGACTGGCCCGTTCCCAGCTCTGAGTCAGCACAGCCAGCAGCGCTGGGTGACACAGTGGCAGACCACGAGACCCCTGCTGGGAGAGCCACTGGTGCCTGAAAGACCAGattagtttcatttctttatctaGACCTCCGACCAGCTAGACAGGATTTAAGGTGCTTACAGACCCCTCCCTCCATGCTGTTTCGGGAGGGACCTCcacgggcgggggcgggggagggcagtTTTGCTCCTCTTTccagtgagggaggaggggccccCTGAGGGCTCAGGTtctggtggggggaggagagagatgcAGGTGGGGGGGGTGGAGACACCTGGGTGACCTCGCCTCTGCCCTGGGGACGCTTCAGTCCCGCCTGCCGTGGAGAAGCCAGTTGTTCCCTGCAGAAGGCAGGGATCTGTGCATCCTCTGCTGTCTTCTGACTGTGCTCCAGAGTGATTAAGCTGCGCCTCCTGGGGCCAGCTGGAGAGAGGGGACAAATTGCTTTGCAAAACTGACTTGCTGCTGTAGCTCTTACAGCTTGTCCTGGGTGCACCCACAGCGTgagccctgccctcccttccccgcACGTGGGCTCTCACCTGGCACCTGCACACGTCACGTGTCACTCTGCCAGCGCCCGGGACATGGACTTGGGCACCACGCACCTCAGGGCACATGTCTGAAGTGTCAAGAATGCCCATGGGGTGACAGCCACCTGCAGCTCAGTCTGCAGAGAGAATTGCCCCGAAGACCCCTGGAGGGGCCCAGCAGTGAGAGCTGGGGAAGACCCAGAGAGGAGGCAAAGCCAGCCCTCGACCAGGGTGGCCATTCCCGGGGACATAGGACAAGGAGGTGTCCTTGGAGGAGCCCCATGGAGTCACGTGGCTGGGCACTGGGGCCATTCAGGGAAAAAGGATGTGCTGTGACCGGCAGACCCTTTCGGACAGACGGCTGGCTGGGCACCACCACCCAGGAGGTGACAAGGACTGGCGGGTCCTTCCAGGCGGGTCCCAGCATGCATCTCAGAAGGCGCAGGCTTGGCGTGGAGACCACACCCCTTCGCTGCAGCCCAGGAAGGAAGACGTAGGCCCTGGGTGCTGCTGTCTTCACAGCCTGCTTCCGGGCTGCCCTTGGGCACTGGCTTCAAGCAACCTCCAGGTGCCGTCAGTCAGGGGTGGGAAGGCAGTCAGGGGTGCTAGTGCGAGGTGTGCGAGCTGCATGTCTCCCCTGGGCTGGCGCCGGCTCCACCGCTCAGCTGTGGCCTCGGACAGGTGAGTTCGACTCTCTGGGCTGCGGGGAGGGCGAAATGAGGTAAACCCCACAGAGCTCTCGAAGCATGCAGGTCTGTGGAAGCCCTTAGCAAATGCCGCTTGTGATTGCTGTTGCTTCTCCGCCCCCGGGATGCTCAGAAACCAGCAGGCAGTGACGCGGGGGCAGCTGGGAGCGTCTGGGGTTGGGGGTCTCCAGTGCCAatccagggagagggaaggaaagagggtcTCTGAGCAGCACCACAGACCGGACTGTAGTACAACAGGCACCTCTCTTTTTAACACttacattaaaaagttttaaattgtggtaaaatgtatgtACCATGACGTGTACCGTGACACCTATATATGTAAGTGTGCAGCTGCATGGCATTCAGTGCACTCACACGGTTGTGCAACCGCCACTATCATTTACCCCCAGGACTCTTTGCATCGCCCCACACTGGAATCTAACCCCACAAACAGCTccccgtctcccctcccccaggccctggtggCCACTGGGGCCACTTTCTGTCTCCGCCAAACAGTGTGGGCAGACCTCGTGGGAGTGGAATCGCGGCTTCCACCTGTACACTCTGGTGAACatcgctgctatgaacatggggtGCAAGTAGCTCTTCAGGatcctgctttcattttttttaggt
It encodes:
- the NPTX1 gene encoding neuronal pentraxin-1, with the translated sequence MPAGRAARTCALLALCLLGGGAQDFGPTRFICTSVPVDTDMCAASVAAGGAEELRSNVLQLRETVLQQKETILSQKETIRELTTKLGRCESQSTLDTGAGEARAGGGRKQPGSGKNTMGDLSRTPAAETLSQLGQTLQSLKTRLENLEQYSRLNSSSQTNSLKDLLQSKIDDLERQVLSRVNTLEEGKGGPRNDTEERVRIESALTSLHQRISELEKGQKDNRPGDKFQLTFPLRTNYMYAKVKKSLPEMYAFTVCMWLKSSAAPGVGTPFSYAVPGQANELVLIEWGNNPMEILINDKVAKLPFVINDGKWHHICITWTTRDGVWEAYQDGTQGGSGENLAPYHPIKPQGVLVLGQEQDTLGGGFDATQAFVGELAHFNIWDRKLTPGEVYNLATCSSKALSGNVIAWAESHIEIYGGATKWTFEACRQIN